The following are encoded together in the Vigna angularis cultivar LongXiaoDou No.4 chromosome 9, ASM1680809v1, whole genome shotgun sequence genome:
- the LOC108347618 gene encoding omega-3 fatty acid desaturase, chloroplastic, with translation MATWVLSECGLRPLPPVFPRPTRPIVCQKPSKFRFFSTNKGVADLKVQPRGFTSCNYRERRWELGVSAPLKVATSEGEEESVNGVNGVGEELPEFDPSAPPPFKLADIRAAIPKHCWVKHPWKSMSYVVRDVIVVFGLAAAAAYLNNWIVWPLYWAAQGTMFWALFVLGHDCGHGSFSNNPKLNSVAGHLLHSSILVPYHGWRISHRTHHQNHGHVENDESWHPLPEKIFNSMDNVTRTLRFKVPFPLLAYPIYLWNRSPGKTGSHFDPNSDLFVPSERKDIITSTICWTAMAALLVGLGFVMGPVQLLKLYGIPYVLFVMWLDLVTYLHHHGHEDKLPWYRGEEWSYLRGGLTTIDRDYGWINNIHHDIGTHVIHHLFPQIPHYHLIEATEAAKPVLGQYYREPKKSSPLPFYLIGELLTSMKKDHFVSDTGDIVYYQTDPTISNSSTSQ, from the exons ATGGCAACTTGGGTTTTATCAGAATGTGGTTTAAGGCCTCTTCCTCCTGTATTTCCACGGCCAACAAGGCCTATTGTGTGCCAAAAGCCTTCAAAGTTTCGATTTTTTAGCACAAATAAGGGAGTGGCAGATCTGAAGGTCCAACCAAGAGGGTTTACAAGTTGCAACTACAGGGAGAGAAGGTGGGAATTGGGAGTGAGTGCACCACTGAAGGTTGCCACCAGcgagggagaagaagaaagtgtcAATGGCGTTAATGGGGTTGGAGAGGAATTACCTGAATTTGACCCTAGTGCACCACCACCCTTCAAATTGGCAGATATCAGAGCTGCCATTCCCAAACACTGCTGGGTGAAGCACCCTTGGAAGTCCATGAGTTATGTAGTGAGGGATGTCATTGTGGTTTTTGGGTTGGCTGCTGCTGCAGCTTATCTCAACAACTGGATAGTTTGGCCTCTCTACTGGGCTGCTCAGGGAACCATGTTCTGGGCCCTCTTTGTTCTTGGTCATGATTG TGGTCACGGAAGCTTTTCAAACAATCCCAAGCTGAACAGTGTTGCTGGGCACTTGCTGCATTCATCAATTCTAGTTCCATATCATGGATG GAGAATCAGTCATAGAACACATCACCAAAATCATGGCCATGTTGAAAATGATGAATCCTGGCACCCG TTGCCAGAGAAAATTTTCAACAGCATGGACAATGTAACCCGTACTTTAAGATTTAAAGTACCTTTTCCATTGCTTGCGTATCCCATCTACCTT TGGAATAGGAGTCCTGGGAAGACTGGTTCTCATTTTGATCCAAACAGTGATTTGTTTGTcccaagtgagagaaaagataTTATCACTTCAACAATTTGTTGGACAGCTATGGCTGCCTTGCTTGTAGGTTTGGGATTTGTGATGGGTCCAGTTCAATTGCTTAAGCTTTATGGCATTCCCTATGTG CTTTTTGTTATGTGGTTGGATTTGGTCACTTATTTGCATCACCATGGCCACGAAGACAAATTACCTTGGTATCGTGGAGAG GAATGGAGCTACCTTAGGGGTGGCCTTACAACTATTGATCGTGACTATGGATGGATTAATAACATTCACCATGACATTGGAACCCATGTCATTCATCACCTTTTCCCTCAAATACCACACTATCACTTAATAGAAGCA ACTGAGGCAGCTAAACCAGTTCTTGGTCAATATTACCGGGAGCCAAAGAAGTCCAGCCCTCTTCCATTTTACCTCATTGGAGAATTGCTAACAAGCATGAAGAAAGACCATTTTGTCAGTGACACTGGGGATATTGTGTACTATCAAACAGATCCTACAATTAGTAACTCATCCACATCACAGTGA